The DNA window GAAGGATATGAAGGATAGATaaacttaaaaatataaattaaactTCGCGAGTACATAAAACTGAAAGATGGGTCGTCATTGCTTACTTTTGTGTGGTCTCCATTGGAAGCCGCAAGAACCATGGCTTGTGATTTGACACCCCGCATGGTTGCTGGCTTCAGGTTGCAGAGAACACAAACTTTCCGATTCTGTCCACGGATGACCAGAATGATTAATATGAccagtgattaaaaaaaatatgagatgatattacactaaaaaaaaaaaaaaaaatcctgatacACTGAACCTGCATTTCTTCAAGAGGAATATACTTGACAAGGCCACTAACTACCGTCCTAGGCGTTCCTTCACCCACATCTATCTCTTCAATGTAAAGGGAATCAGCATCTGGATGCTTCTGAACTTTTGTAATGAGACCAACACGTATATCAAGTCTTGAAATGATGACTTCTGCTTCAACAGCTGCCTTTGATTTGCCCTCAGCGGTAGATTTACttggctttttattttttccatctcCATCTGCGGAAAATTGAGTGTCTCAGAAAAATCTCGCTGAGGCTGCTTTGAAACTCCCAATAGTAAATGTGTGCATAAGTGATTCATGCTGGTTGATACAACTTCATGGACTTGAATTGACTGTTTACTCATGTTTGGGTTCAATTTCATCTACATGTTGGAGTAACCTAGTACCTAGCCCTCTAAGTTCAATCCCCTCAACCACTAGCCTTAATGCAGGAACTCTTAACCTGACAAACATCAGTTTACAACAAGCACGAATTCTTCAGTAACCCCATTAAAACATGAATCCTGAAAATAAGTTGCCAAGCCCACGTAATTGAGACATTGCTTATTTACATATTATATACGGTTGAAACATTTGAGAtgcattttcaaattttatgatGGCCTCAAGATTAAAATTAACCTCACTTCCAGTAATGTTGTCAAAATCAGTAAGACAAGCAGTAtggaagaaaaatgagaaactTGGAACTTGGAAAATGGTTAGAAGATCCCATCAACTGGTATAatctttattgaaaaaaaaaaaagaagaagaagaagattttgagTTGCCTGCTTCTTGGCATATCAGACTTTAGCCATTGAATGGAACTTTTGATATTTCAAGAGAATTGTAATGGGGCAGATGGTTTCGATAtttaagaaaaggaaaggattGGACTTTGTGTAGGTCATTTTAGGAGTTCATCCATGCGTGGATCCCATCTCTGCTCcatacaacaactcagccttattccaactaaatggggtccacaacatggatccttacccacgaatcagctctattcgagggcatacttgatacaaggtcTAAGCTATGAATGTCTTTCCACACTTCTCCCGGAGTCATTTTGATGTAGGGGGTTTCCTAGACAACTAAGGTCCCTACAAGAGTGACTCAATTAGGGTAAGACAAACTTAAGGGGGAtcttgggattaggttgggATTTATATATGCTCAGcaaaacaagattcaacatgcaataaataaagtcaaatcaacatgtagccatgagcaatatcaatctaagcggaaaaacacataaaatcttacttaagcttcaagtggggacatggggaagggaacaaacgtcatgcgaatgttaggttcagcacaaatcaatctagacaccaaaCAAGATATGCAAATAATCAATGTtctctagcagccaactaaaatagaaaatcagcaagggttttagagatataacagtgaagaAAAGACTTAAAACAGTAGGTAAAATAGACATAAACGAAGGGGCAGGGGCTGGTTTCAATGATAATGGGCTACAACATATAACAGGGGATTAATGGAAGTGGGGGttttagtttaattacttaccttgttgctgtcccggtctgaggagaaaagaagaagccgaagtcttccaaaaaaacagaggtGCAGTCCACTTTAATCGATGAAGGAAACCCAGTTTGGTGGTGAAGTGTTCAGCAGTGGCTCAGATGGGGCTTATATGATTGAGATGGTCTTCCACTGTTGTTGTGCAGTAGCTGTAGCAGATGTAACAGCAACCGAGAGGACAGAGacagtgaaagagagagacgaGATGAGAGACAATagcgagaaagagaggaaaagatagagagaatgagagaaagacgagattgagagagagagagagagagaataaagacgagattgagagagagagaggatcgtgagaggggtggggaggTTTGCTCATTGGCTgctttcaataatttttcatCAATTCCATCGTGGCTTAGgccattacataaataataaacatagttactaaaataaaaagagccaaTTCCTAAGAACTAACAActaataaagtagtttcctaattaattaaaagactaacaaggaaaagaatattctaaaaataaactactaaactaacaactaatggggCCCATAAGATAAGCTGAaatctggaaagagagagagggacttGATCCAGcgctggaaaggctggatcgagcctccttttcttcctcctttttcttgttcttctttcttcttcttctttattctattcttccaaccacaaagatggctgtttcttcttcttcttgcgtctGTACACATTGATGTCTCCATcacattttaggtctgcccctggctcttttagctcatttcaatctgaatcaaatcactccacCATACTGGAGCATCTAAAGGCGTCTGTTGAACATGGtaatgccacctcaaacgaccaTCTCTACGCAATGCAATACCAAATTTTCGCCTAGCAATAGCATCACCAGTTCATAGTGTGTACATGGAAAGAAAGTCAAAGAAAAGAATCCATAAACATCCAACAGCATGGGTATTAGGTTGATGACCTAGGGTCAGACCCACTCAATTCTCCTGGGCTCTAACTACCAGAAGAATTATTTGAtctcttctctttgttttcatTTGCAGCCTACCAAtacttcaattttttaaaagcaacagtaaaaaaattctattcattCATAAATATGTCTATATAGATACATACATGACTCTTTACAAAGaaccctcccaaaaaaaaaaaatcacaaaactcaCTAAAACAAATACAGAAATTACAAAATCAATCTTTAAGCAAGGGAAACCAATTGGAAGCAAAGCATTCCCGTAACAGCAATAAAATTCCTTGGTTGCATGAGACCAATCAAAATTGGTGAGAACCAATATAATACGGATCCAAATCATCCAATGATAAGGTTTAAAATACCAGCATGAAAACCAGAATCCTAGTGATGGTTTAGGAACCAGAATCAGAAGAAATCTGAAAGATTCACATTCAGGAATCAGATAGGGACAAGGTTCTGGTGGAAGGCCTTATTTAAAGGGCAGAATACAATGCCAAAACCTCAGGATGATTCAACGGTTGGATTCTGAGAACTAAGAGTTTCCTACTCCACAGGATCAGAATTGATCTCAGAAATCAAGCAATCAGAACAGCTCAATTGAAAGGCtcaatcaaagtaaaaaaaaagtagtattGATAACCCAAAGGTTACGAACAATTATTAGAATCAGATTCCATAAATTTTCAGTTCAAGAATTCAGAATTAAAAAGTTAAGTTTAACAAGGATTCTAGGAACTATATCAAATTTGCATACTGAAAACAGAAACCACCTGAGAATTCAAACTGATGGTCAAATCAGCAACCAGAATTGAAATCAGGGTTCAAGTCTGGAAGATTTAGAAACCCCAGTCAGAGAACTGAATCAATGGCCAAGACTGGATTTTACAAAGTCTTTGACTCAGAGAGAACTTAGAACAGTaatcagaaaaataatataGCAGGATTCAATCAACAGAACAAGAATCTCAACCCAACAGAATCTGGAAAACTGGAAGAAAAATAGCATGCACAGTATGTATTTACCTCAATTTTGTTTGGAAACaataagataaagaaaagagggGGGATATGACCTTGGAATCACCACAAATAAACCTGCTGAATCGCCGCAACAAGGCTGGAACTGAATCACCAATCCCAAGTTCTGAAGCAACACAGAACAAAACATAGGCATCAGCCAATTTTGATTAACTCAAATGTGTGGAGCTTTTCCGTGTTTCCCTTGCTGAtgcagaaagaaagaagaggaggaaagggTTTTGATTCATCATTGAACCGATTTTTTACCCAAACCAGGTCATGCAGTTGGGGTTATTTTGTAGTTCTCAATTAGTTTTTATATGGGAGTTTGACATTAGGATTGGTAACGTAGGAGTGGTTTCCTTGTTTTAGTCTTATTTTCATACTTGAGTTCTATCTCTGTTTTAGAATGTAACTAAGAACTTATATCTATGAATATGCATGTAACCCAAAAAAGTAGATTAGAGTAGAAAATTGAAAAGTTGAGATTCGTCACTCACGGTATGAGTATTGTGTGCTACCTCCTCTCTTTCATTCTTCCAGTCAGATTCAGActtcttccttcatcttcaAAAAGTCTCCTCTGTTCCTATTTCCTTTCCCTCATCCCTGCCCAGTGGTATTCTCCCCTACTCCCATCCCCCTATTCTGTTTTCCCCTATTCCCAGCAGGCGACGGCACTGAGGGCTTGAGGAGCAGATTGTTAGAACTCCATGATTCTTTATAACTTTGGGTTGAAACTTGGGGGTCTACTTCCATACTAATAGGGTGACTTAAACCCTAGGACCTTAGTCCCTATCAATACCACTGCCGTGAAATCCAAGACTGATACCACTGCTGATTTTGTCTCTACAGCCAACCGTTGATTTCAGAactaaatatttgattgttagTTAATTTCTGAGATAGACCAGCTGGAATCAATAGATTGTTGACTTACAGACGTCCTCCAGAAATTTCAGACCATTCTGAGAGTAACCTAAACCCTAGGACCTTAGTCCCTATCAAAATCTCTGCTGTGAAATCCAAGCCTCAGACCACTGCTAATTTTGTCTCTACCGTGTACCCTTGGTTTCAGAACTATGTATTCGATTAACAGTAGATTTCTGTGATAGACCAGTTGGGACGAACGCCCCACACCATTGTGACAGGAGGGGATTTGCCCATCAGCCTACTTTGCCAAGAGGTTGTAAGAGGgcaattgtcacaccccgttctcactgaactgggccagtgaccgggttaacaccggttaacccaaacctgccaggatcatctgatactgtattccaccacagcatacacacaattAATAAAagctcatcaaatcagcggaagactaagttttacctgtgaataatcccataatacttgatacccgaattgtgatacaatagttatatacatgtgggcccgaaggcatgatatttacacaataaaagtacaattcacatatcaagtacataaaggaaaccatcaaaaataatcagagtacatagctcggctcggtatcaaaggctagagctcagctcggcattaagggttgagcccagctcggcctcaaaagtggagcccAGCTCGATAttagaactgcggtcccgcaacacaactctcgcacgagcagtcagtgNNNNNNNNNNNNNNNNNNNNAAACTCACTAAAACAAATACAGAAATTACAAAATCAATCTTTAAGCAAGGGAAACCAATTGGAAGCAAAGCATTCCCGTAACAGCAATAAAATTCCTTGGTTGCATGAGACCAATCAAATTGGTGAGAACCAATATAATATGGATCCAAATCATCCAATGATAAGGTTTAAAATACCAGCATGAAAACCAGAATCCTAGTGATGGTTTAGGAACCAGAATCAGAAGAAATCTGAAAGATTCACATTCAGGAATCAGATAGGGACAAGGTTCTGGTGGAAGGCCTTATTTAAAGGGCAGAATACAATGCCCAAACCTCTGGATAGGATGAGTATTGTGTGCTACCTCCTCTCTTTCATTCTTCCAGTCAGATTCAGActtcttccttcatcttcaAAATGTCTCCTCTGTTCCTATTTCCTTTCCCTCATCCCTGCCCAGTGGTATTCTCCCCTACTCCCATCCCCCTATTCTGTTTTCCCCTATTCCCAGCAGGTGGCGGCACTGAGGGCTTGAGGAGCAGATTGTTAGAACTCCATGATTCTTTATAACTTTGGGTTGAAACTTGGGGGTCTACTTCCATACTAATAGGGTGACTTAAACCCTAGGACCTTAGTCCCTATCAATACCACTGCTGTGAAATCCAAGACTGAGACCACTGCTGATTTTGTCTCTACAGCCAACCGTTGATTTCAGAactaaatatttgattgttagTTAATTTCTGAGATAGACCAGCTGGAATCAATAGATTGTTGACTTACAGACCTCCTCCAGAAATTTCAGACCATTCTGAGAGTAACCTAAACCCTAGGACCTTAGTCCCTATCAAAATCTCTGCTGTGAAATCCAAGTCTCAGACCACTGCTAATTTTGTCTCTACCGTGTACCCTTGGTTTCAGAACTATGTATTTGATTAACAGTAGATTTCTGTGATAGACCAGTTGGGACAAACGCCCCACACCATTGTGACAAGAGGGGATTTGCCCATCAGCCTACTTTGCCAAGAGGTTGTAAGAGGGCAATGACCAAGCACCCTAGCGCGAAAGCCGTTGCAACAAAACAACGGATTGAGCTGAGCAGAAGCCATCGAGATAGGCAACAGGTAGCCTGCTTCCAAGCCAACAGGATGGGTGGCGGGCCGGACGTAGAAGTGGATCACCAGAAGCTTCAGAGAGAGTGGTCATAGATGGTCATAGATCAGCAGCAAGAAAAGGTTGGTAGTTGATCACTAACGCATAACGGTGCTCGTAGATCAGCTTACTAATAATTGGGCACAGAAGCCTTGAACTGCCATGTACCTTATCGTCCAGAAGGTAAGTGATTTAAGGAAgaaggttgggggggggggcgcgGGAGGAAGCCGTTGCCTTGACTCTCTTGAGAACGCATCAGCCTTCTTTCTTGTTGTGCGCTGTGTGCTTCGcacagtagtttgattgcttcTTGCTGCTGATCTACGATCACTACGATCACCCTTTCTTCATCAGTGTTATGACCAGCTTATAGGCCCAAGCATGGGCCCGACTATAACTTAAGTCGTGGCCTAATGTGGGGTGGTTATGTCTTAAGTTATTGAGCCTGACTGGGTTGGCCTTTTAGGTTCTTTCTCCTCCCATGCTGGCCTTGTACTGCATCTAGTTATTTTCAAAACTTTGTTTTCCACTTTTCAATTCCCTTCTGACTGAAGAGGATCATAGGGTTTACCTGTCCATAAAATTCAAGCATCCCACATGCCAACGTGGCAGAAATTATGGGATGACCAGATAAACCTCCCTTGGTGGGCCGATCAGGAAGCATTCACCACACTCACTAATAATAAATATGACTTCTAGTCATGGAGAAAAGTAGAGAATCTCTCTTACCAAATCAGATATACTCCAAGGACCCACAATGTGAAGGTGCTTCAGCCAATAACATTAATCGAAATTGAATACAGTCACCAACCTACCAAGCAAAGATAATTATTAAAGCAAACCCTTGCACCAAGGCAAGATCGTATAAGAGTCCACCTCACACTTTTGGGCCTGAAAGTATATGTCCTTACCTACCctcctaaaaaaaaaggaacccaAATTCAAAATGAATATCCACTGTAATTCAAATTCACACAAACCAAAGCAAAACTGGAAAGAGATGACGGTGGAAAACACCCCAAAATCTATCAGATACAGAtatagggcccatttgataacattttaagaaatgcgtttctaccgtttctgtgtccagaaacggcagaaacagaacaaaaagtgttcgataaaactgtttcgtttcacttgttttcagatatagaaattgaaatttctacctatttatggttcaagaaacgacccaagagaaacaagtagaacttgttttgccgtttctggaaacgacccgtggccattctttcggtggttactatcgacttccagaaacatgacttatcaaacaccttcaattccgtttctgtttctagaaatggaaatttatgtttcagccatttcttgaaacaaaaatgacaaaaacgttatcaaacgggcccatagAGTATTAGTTTAATTTGATTGATCAAGGAATGTATTGCTTGAAAATTGATCTCTGAATACAGTAATAATCTACCCCTCCAATCTTTCCACATAAGAGCTGCACCCTCCAGCTATAGAGCATATAGCACAAACTCCACATCATTTCAACCACATTATGACTAATCATAGTAGAATGAAGTACACTACACCATTCTCACCCTAGAACAGGTGATAGGAATAAGAAAGCAAAATTTCCCTTTGTTATAAGGACCACCACTCCTGAATCATGGACACCCAACTCTTTCCTGCACAGATTGAAACACAAGGCccacaaaattgatttttggagCAACACTTAAGTTTCCAAAATAAGGTATGTTCtcccaaaaacaaaataaaggttCCCTCACCAAAAGTATTCACAATAGAAAATTTATCTGATAGTTGTTAATCAACGTAAGATCTGATATCTAGGATGAACTAAATTAAATTTAGGCTTCTAGGTTACTATTTTTACAAGTACATAATAGCATTacctgaaatttttgttttcttcagcTGCTCAGCAACCTTCTTTGCAGCATCTGCCTTCTCTATCCTATCAGCTTGACTTCCAGCAAATTTTTCCCTGTAGAACTCTACCTCTTCATCTTTCTGTATAACAAAATGAATGTCAAACAACAGTTATCTGGATGGGGGTTAAATGAACCATCAATATATATCTACCAGAAAATAATAAACCATAACtatgcaaaaagcaaaaagcaaaaagcagAAATAGATACAGAAATAGATTTGGACCAACAGAAAGCATGTATACCAGTTCCTTAAATAAAGGTTCAGGCTTGCCTATTTCATGACCAGAAGGTAGAATCTCCCAAGGTCTCCGCGCCCTATCAATATCTCCTTTTTCATCACACAATGATAGATGTGGTCTTGGCAAATTTAACTGCCTTAATACCTTTAAAGTAACAAAAGAAAAGCCTCAGAATGCAAGATCTAGTAAACCTTTTAATACTGCAAAAGCATATGAGCCTTATCACTACAATAACAATAAAAGTATTTCTTAATTTCAATGTACACAAGGTAGGAAATGTATTACCTCAATAGAGAAAGATGGAATGAAAGGTTCTAACAAAGCTGCAAGCAGATATACTAGTCCAGCTGAAGTTCTCATAACGATGTTGCAGGAAGATGGATCTTTTTTAAAGAGATTCCAGAATTGGCTGTCTTGCATGCATTAGAAAATTCATTAGTAGTGTGAAAAAACAGAACTAACAGATACAAAGACAGAACAGGTTAATTAACAAGACTACTTTCAAattgaaaagaatagaaaattatACAAGCTTACTTGCAAATATGCATTCCCTTCACTAGAAATCGTCATTGTAGTCTTCAATCCTTGCTTTAGTTCAACCTATGTCAGATCAGAtgatgaaaataagaaaatgacgATCTAATTTCTAACTGTCATAAAGGGGACAAAAAAAGTTGTTTCTGCATCCAATCACCTTCTCCATGGCCTCGATGTATTGATCAACAAAATCACTAACTTTTTCTGCTAATTTCTTGGTCAAGGGATGTGATTCTGCACCTGGAGCGTCAGGAATGATAGAAGCATATACTTGGcctacataaaaaagaaaaatgtaagtACTCAATACAAATGCGAATTAAACAAAAAGGAAGTGATACAACAAAGAATAATTATAGACATTGTAACGGCATCACGTCATACATGACGGAAAAGAatcattgaaaaaatatattttcaggAAAAGATAACTCTAAATGGGTTAACACATTGAAGCTGCCAAATAAAGGCATGATCCAATCAAACTTCATAGAACATACTAATGATGGGTTCCAAAAGAGTGATCAATTTCAAAAGGAAAACACAGGCTTTGAGAACCAGCAACAGCAGGATGTGATACTACCGGATTAAAGTTAGATATATTATGATAGTATCctttgaaagaaaaggaaattctCATCCATAAACCATGATTGAGAATATAATATCTCAGGACCCATAAACTGTCCTAGGGCACATTTTGCAGCTTAGTTAAGTTTACTAAGGACTAAAAAGGGGAGAGTTCAATCCCTGAGAGTGCCCAATCAGAACAGTTTCCTTCAGCAACCATCAGTTTCATTCAGCAACCAAAATCATGTATTTTAACAATATTTATTGGATCACCAGGGGAAAGGATAACATATCTGAAAATATGGACCAGAGGTCAGAGAGAAGAAAATGTTCTCCAATATTTTAAATAGAAGTTCTGATTCTTTGACATGAGCCACATGACAAGTTGTGGGTGACCAGGTGGGCTGAACCAATTTTTCAAATGACCCGAGACACGCAGaagcacacacaaacacacacacacacagaagcACACACACACGCGCGCACTcacaggaagagagagagagagagagagagagagaactccaCACACTTCGAATCATTGGTATAGGATCACATCCTAAAGGATCatgtgaagaaaagaaaagaaaaaaatttaaaaactcAATTACTTCCATAGATCCGGTAAAGAACCAAGAATCAGTTTTAACTTCTGACATGGCTTTAAATCAGTTTTGCTGAACGCTACATCTGCTTTgaacacataaaataaaaataaaataaaaataaataaaaataaaaataaaaaaaagagttgataaTCTGACAAAAATAGCGAACTGATTTGCGTTTCTTGTAAATAGATGAAAGGAAAATCAGTaaaggaaaggaaggaaaagaaatttaagaaaaaacatTTCCATAAGCTCTTTATCTTTGAGCAGAAGTATCTTACTTTGCTTTCAATTTGAGAAAAGACAAGCTAGGTAAAGTAAGCACCTTTCAGAAAACACAAAAATTGATGCACGGATTTTCCCTCCAACTAAATCCATGAAAAGTGCAAAACAGAAAGGAATTTTGCACTTTTCTCTTCGCTTTACCTCTATTCTATTCATCCAACATAAACTACGGAAAACTAAGCAGAAAAGTTTCATTAAAGCAGAAGATAGTCTGACTTGCTACGATCTTCCCCAGAAGATATTCTGGTTTTCTATAGGGAAAAAAGGGAGTGCATTTGCTTAGCACATTCGTTCCACAAGAAGAATATTTACTAACCTTCAGGTTTTGCTATAAAGCTCAACACTCGATTAATAAGATTTCCCAAGTTATTGAGCAATTCAGAATTCAGTTTTGCTTGCAGATCAGCCCATGTGAATAAGGTATCCGAGACCTAAACACAAACATACCCATAAGAATTTGTCAAGCTATAAATATAGAGAACAATAAATACAACTGAGTGAAgaagattgaaccaaaccaGAGTGTAACAACAAAACTCACCTCAGGCCTATTTGTTAGCAAGTAATATCGCCATACTTCAACTGGTATGTTtgtatcttttgcatcgttacCAAAGACTCCAATTCCCTTACTTTTGGAGAATTTACCTGCATATGCACTGAAAAAACTAAACTAAAAATTGCAGGTGTACcgttaaaaaaatccaaagttacttgactttcctctttttcctcattttaaGCCACCTTCCCTATGGCCTTACACTGCGGATGGTTGGGGGATAGGCAGGAATACATAACCTTCTACATGGTACATCCTGCATATTAGCAAAGCCACTAACATAGGGCTACATGTATACCTGCTTCATAGTTCAGGTACTCAGTCACACTGATAGTCTTCATCAATGTCCAGTTTTCACCAGTCCCAATAAGTGTAGATGGAAACATAACCTGAAATAGATTaacatgaaaaaggaaaaacctttTATTAATACATGAATTTTATGGCAGTATAACCCAAAAATTGCAAGAATAATAATTATACAAAAGTTACAATTTGTACAACATGACAGAACAATTCTAtttgaagaaaagggaaaaaatctaTAAGTGGATACAAGAGTGGACAGTTCAAGCCTTCTGAACAACATTAACATTCTACTTTCGGTTTATTACCTCTTGCTCCAGAAACCGTAGCGACAGAGCACTAAACGAAGGCCGCCGCCTAGAAGACCCCCTTCaccttctccccctctctcttctcttctcttccgaATCCCTCCCTCCTCCACTCTTCTCTGcatctcccctcccctctccctacttcctcttcttctcacgCCCTCTTCCTTctgctctcttcttcctcctcctcctcctctctctctctctctctctccctacctctcccttctccttctccccctctcttctcttctccacttCTCCCTCCCACCCTCATCCACTGCTCTTCTCCCCCTTTCCCCCCTCCcttcttccacttcttcttcttctcctgcactctctcttcttccttctccactccctttcccttcttctcccgtGCTTGCTAGCATCTGTCACCGGAGCAGGGTTCGAGGTGGGTTATCTCGATCGGTGTCAAGGCTACTGCAACCACTCGGCTCGCCTTCCTGCTGTtcgggatatgcccacactcttAATATGATTTTGACGATAACAAACAAATAATGAATTTAACTATAAGTTGTTGAGTGCCACTTGGTGTAAGGATATGACTTTGAGGAAGGACTCTCACGTATCAAGCACCAAAAATAGAAGTCTCAAGATATCAAGATTCAAAACATGAAGAACATGCCCAAGACAAGGACTTATTGAAGCTTTGATAGAAGAAGGAAAAGCGTCAAGTGTTGCAAAACAAACACGAAGAATATCAAAGAAGCTTTTCCAAGATAAATTAAGTCCTTATCATGTAATTGTTTCTTAAACATTATGTGCACTCACACATCATGCATTGCACTCATGCATcttagaatgaccttaggatgTATCTTAACCAAGTGTAAAGACCTAAAAGTGGTTAGGAACATGTTAGGAATAACATGACTTAGAAAAATTCTGAGAAGACAACAATGGCCttactcaagggcattttgggtaacctAAAAATAGTATACTATAGCCATAGCTTGTCACATACTACAATGCTTCGCAGCTGTAGGTAAGCCCGCACCCAGATGCCTTTTGAGAGGTCCTGAAGGCCTCAACTTCAAAGTGACAGATTGACCACATCTGACGGTCAAATCTTGAACTACACTTTTGTGTTCCGATCTGACAGCACCCATCTCTGCCGCTATGTAGTTGTACTGTAAGCCAACCATAGATGCCATTTGGTTGGCTCAATGGCAACCTGCACCTAACTTGACGTGATTAAGTGTGTTGAAGCCGATCCTGTAGTCAGGATCTTAACCACGCTTTAAGCGCTTGATCCAACGGTTGTATGCCGTCTCGCCAATTCGTGAGCCTTCCAATTGTCACAAGAATATGGAAAATTCCCTTTGGAGCAATCTAGGCCACTCCCCCTTGGCCAGATCAAGGGCCAGAAtgcaaaattgattttttaagTCATTTTAAGTCCAAATGGACTCTAGTG is part of the Macadamia integrifolia cultivar HAES 741 chromosome 9, SCU_Mint_v3, whole genome shotgun sequence genome and encodes:
- the LOC122088892 gene encoding probable methionine--tRNA ligase; its protein translation is MENASPKVPIEGRRNILITSSLPYVNNVPHLGNIIGCVLSADVFARYCRLRGYNAIYICGTDEYGTATETKAMEENCNPQQICDKYHAIHREVYKWFDISFDKFGRTSTPEQTEICQAIFKKLLENNWLSENAMQQLYCDTCTRFLADRFVEGTCPTPNCNYDSARGDQCEKCGKMLNPTELKDPKCKVCQTTPRIRDTEHLFLELPLLKDQLEMYINEMSVEGSWSQNAIQATNAWLKEGLRQRCITRDLKWGVPVPHEKYKDKVFYVWFDAPIGYVSITACYTSDWSKWWKNPSNVELYQFMGKDNVPFHTVMFPSTLIGTGENWTLMKTISVTEYLNYEAGKFSKSKGIGVFGNDAKDTNIPVEVWRYYLLTNRPEVSDTLFTWADLQAKLNSELLNNLGNLINRVLSFIAKPEGQVYASIIPDAPGAESHPLTKKLAEKVSDFVDQYIEAMEKVELKQGLKTTMTISSEGNAYLQDSQFWNLFKKDPSSCNIVMRTSAGLVYLLAALLEPFIPSFSIEVLRQLNLPRPHLSLCDEKGDIDRARRPWEILPSGHEIGKPEPLFKELKDEEVEFYREKFAGSQADRIEKADAAKKVAEQLKKTKISDGDGKNKKPSKSTAEGKSKAAVEAEVIISRLDIRVGLITKVQKHPDADSLYIEEIDVGEGTPRTVVSGLVKYIPLEEMQNRKVCVLCNLKPATMRGVKSQAMVLAASNGDHTKVELVDPPESASVGERVTFPGFDGVPDSVLNPKKKVWETLQVDLHTDSELVAHYKDLPFTTSAGVCKVASISEGNIR